The following proteins are encoded in a genomic region of Brachypodium distachyon strain Bd21 chromosome 1, Brachypodium_distachyon_v3.0, whole genome shotgun sequence:
- the LOC100822923 gene encoding phosphatidylinositol 4-phosphate 5-kinase 4 isoform X1, whose protein sequence is MAAIFRRDFYEDMRSSPIMRHAVGKQGPITLDLKSSAFDPKEKVWTRFPPEGSKYTPPHSSCDFKWKDYCPQVFRTLRKLFKVDAADYMLSLCGDQALRELSSPGKSGSFFYLTSNDQYMIKTMKKAEVKIFLKMLRAYYNHVRAFENTLVTKFFGLHCVKLAGANQKKVRFVIMGNLFCSDHFIHRRFDLKGSSLGRTTDKPQTEIDEYTILKDLDLNFIFRLQKHWYQEFQRQVDKDCDFLEQENIMDYSLLVGVHFRDKRVIMTEGSFDSDSSRGSSPHLSPHLSRGDTDPNRLCKIKLGSNMPTRAELTIRKSELEAQLIGEPTGEFYDVILYFGIIDILQDYDISKKLEHAYKSFQYDPTSISAVDPKQYSRRFKDFVYKAFQEDKADT, encoded by the exons ATGGCAGCAATCTTTAGGAGGGATTTTTATGAGGACATGAGATCGTCTCCCATCATGCG ACATGCAGTAGGAAAGCAAGGCCCTATTACGCTTGATCTGAAGTCATCAGCTTTTGACCCAAAGGAAAAAGTATGGACACGGTTCCCTCCAGAGGGCTCAAAATACACCCCTCCACACAGTTCTTGTGATTTCAAATGGAAAGATTACTGCCCGCAAGTGTTCCG GACATTACGCAAGTTGTTCAAGGTTGATGCAGCAGACTATATGTTATCTCTTTGTGGAGATCAGGCTCTCCGGGAGCTCTCATCCCCTGGTAAGAGTGGAAGCTTCTTTTATCTCACAAGCAATGATCAGTACATGATAAAGACGATGAAGAAAGCTGAAGTAAAG ATATTTCTGAAGATGCTTCGAGCTTACTACAATCATGTCCGGGCGTTCGAGAACACTCTAGTCACCAAATTTTTTGGTCTGCATTGTGTCAAGTTAGCCGGAGCTAACCAAAAGAAG GTTCGTTTTGTCATAATGGGAAACCTGTTCTGTTCTGACCACTTTATTCATAGGCGATTTGATCTGAAAGGCTCATCCCTTGGGCGTACGACTGATAAGCCACAGACAGAAATCGATGAATACACCATTTTGAAAGACCTAGATCTTAACTTCATATTTCGATTGCAGAAACATTGGTACCAAGAGTTCCAAAG ACAAGTCGACAAGGACTGCGATTTTCTCGAGCAGGAAAACATTATGGATTACAGTCTCTTGGTGGGTGTACATTTTAGAGACAAAAGAGTTATAATGACTGAAG GTTCCTTTGATAGTGATAGCAGCAGAGGATCATCACCCCACTTATCGCCTCATCTTTCTAGAGGAGATACTGATCCAAACAG ATTGTGCAAGATAAAGCTTGGGTCGAACATGCCAACAAGAGCCGAACTTACGATACGGAAGAGTGAGTTGGAAGCGCAGCTTATTGGAGAGCCTACTGGGGAGTTCTACGATGTTATATTGTATTTTGGGATTATAGACATACTTCAAGATTATGATATCAGCAAAAAGCTTGAGCACGCCTACAAGTCTTTCCAGTATGACCCAACATCTATTTCAGCAGTAGATCCAAAACAGTATTCCAGGCGCTTTAAAGATTTTGTATACAAAGCGTTCCAAGAAGACAAGGCAGACACCTGA
- the LOC100835450 gene encoding rho GTPase-activating protein 7 isoform X1, whose protein sequence is MSSAPAPGAAFDRYVQRGGAAAAAAASGNTVFKSGHLFISSKGLGWKSWKKRWFILTRTSLVFFKSDPNTLPQRSGEVNVTLGGIDLNNSGSVVVREDKKLLTVLFPDGRDGRAFTLKAETSEDLFEWKTALEEALAQAPNAALVMGHNGIFRNDTADTYEGATPNWREKRPIKSLVVGRPILLALEDIDGSPSFLEKALRFLEKHGIKVEGILRQAADVEEVDRRLQEYEQGRTEFAPGEDAHIVGDCVKHVLRELPSSPVPASCCTALLEAFRLETKEVRINAMRSAISETFPEPNRRLLQRILKMMYTVASHTAENRMTASAVAACMAPLLLRPLLAGECEMDEVFDMDGDDSAQLLAAANAANSAQGIVATLLEQYESIFDDEHLVRSSPSPESQIEDSGSEASTDDVNMDVKGNGFHDAENDVEQEMDDDNGAERILSGKLSESSGYAGSDLYDYKAHADDSDAEHSVDDKALEEKADLSKGPKIHSTENGSANMEILPSDKNHSNPTSGHETPLSMGEILSALDPGISLPSHSSEYSADRHSNKTNGSHPHVKRSNFWGRNNARKNLHSESVDSSGEEELAIQRLEIAKNDLQNRIAKEARGNAILQASLERRKQALHERRLALEQDVSRLQEQLQAERDLRSALEVGLSMSSGQFSSPRAMDSKTRAELEEIALAEADVARLKQKVAELHLQLNQQRQHQYGPSLDANDRFHRIPGHFPQQNFVQPGFDMNLAFCNQEKQRNEQESSMDASQWRNIKQHVLPYGSSRPMTRKLSLDASSSDSRGMEASTRMSSESTSVAVNVPKLAEAVEYGRQPMVASSTLVELTTRLDFFKERRSQLMEQLHSLDLGHGSASQGFPYKPPSPWNSPR, encoded by the exons ATGTcgtccgcgccggcgccgggggcggcgTTCGACCGCTACGTCCAgcgtggcggcgccgcggcagcggcggcggcaagcggCAACACG GTTTTCAAGAGTGGACATCTCTTCATCTCGTCCAAAG GACTTGGATGGAAATCATGGAAAAAGCGCTGGTTCATCCTCACACGAACATCATTAGTTTTCTTCAAGAGTGACCCT AATACCTTACCCCAGAGAAGTGGTGAAGTGAATGTTACTCTGGGTGGGATTGATTTAAACAATTCTGGGAG TGTGGTAGTCAGAGAAGACAAAAAATTGTTGACTGTCCTTTTTCCAGATGGTCGTGACGGTCGTGCTTTCACCCTTAAG GCAGAAACTTCTGAGGATTTATTTGAGTGGAAAACAGCACTAGAAGAAGCTCTTGCACAGGCTCCAAATGCAGCTCTTGTGATGGGACATAATGGGATATTTCGCAATGACACTGCTGATACATATGAAGGAGCTACTCCAAATT ggagagagaagaggccAATCAAGTCATTAGTTGTTGGCAGGCCAATTCTGCTTGCACTTGAGGATATTGATGGCAGCCCTTCTTTTCTAGAAAAAGCTCTGCGCTTTCTTGAAAAACATG GAATAAAAGTGGAAGGAATTTTACGTCAGGCTGCAGATGTGGAGGAGGTTGATAGGAGGTTACAGGAATATGAACAAG GAAGAACTGAGTTTGCACCAGGTGAGGATGCACACATTGTCGGTGATTGTGTGAAG CATGTTCTTCGCGAGCTACCATCCTCGCCAGTGCCTGCTTCTTGCTGTACAGCATTATTGGAAGCTTTCC GGTTGGAGACTAAGGAAGTTCGGATAAATGCTATGCGGTCAGCTATATCTGAGACATTTCCTGAGCCTAATCGGCGTCTGTTACAGAG aattttgaaaatgatGTACACTGTTGCTTCACATACTGCTGAGAACCGGATGACCGCATCAGCTGTTGCTGCCTGTATGGCCCCTCTCTTGTTGCGCCCACTTTTGGCTGGGGAATGTGAGATGGATGAGGTATTTGATATGGATGGTGATGATTCTGCTCAGCTTCTTGCTGCTGCAAATGCTGCTAACAGCGCTCAAGGCATTGTCGCAACTCTCTTAGAGCAATATGAGAGTATATTTGAT GATGAACACCTTGTCAGATCTTCCCCGTCACCCGAGTCTCAAATTGAAGATAGTGGCAGTGAAGCATCAACAGATGATGTAAATATGGATGTCAAAGGTAATGGATTTCATGATGCAGAAAATGATGTAGAGCAAGAAATGGATGATGACAACGGTGCAGAGCGTATACTTAGTGGAAAGTTGAGTGAGAGCAGTGGATATGCTGGGAGCGATCTCTATGATTACAAG GCTCATGCTGATGATTCAGATGCTGAACACTCTGTTGATGACAAGGCATTGGAAGAAAAGGCAGATTTAAGCAAAGGTCCAAAAATTCATTCTACTGAAAATGGTTCAGCAAATATGGAAATATTGCCAAGTGATAAGAATCATTCTAACCCAACATCCGGTCATGAGACTCCATTGTCTATGGGAGAGATCCTttctgctttggaccctggaATTTCTTTACCTAGCCATAGTTCTGAATATTCTGCAGACAGACACTCAAACAAAACTAATGGATCACACCCACATGTGAAACGCAGTAACTTTTGGGGCCGGAATAAT GCAAGAAAGAACCTGCATTCAGAATCAGTTGACTCATCTGGTGAAGAAGA GCTTGCGATTCAAAGGCTTGAAATTGCAAAGAATGATCTGCAGAACAGAATTGCGAAAGAG GCTCGGGGTAATGCAATATTACAGGCGAGTTtggaaagaagaaagcaagCACTACATGAACGCCGTTTGGCCCTGGAACAGGAT GTGTCCAGGTTGCAAGAGCAGCTACAAGCTGAGAGAGATCTCAGATCTGCGTTGGAGGTCGGGTTGAGCATGTCTTCTGGACAGTTTTCAAGTCCACGTGCTATGGACTCGAAG ACAAGGGCTGAGCTTGAGGAGATTGCTCTTGCTGAAGCTGATGTTGCAAGGTTAAAACAGAAGGTTGCTGAACTTCACCTCCAACTCAATCAACAGCGCCAACACCAATATGGTCCATCATTAGATGCAAATGATCGTTTTCATCGTATTCCAGGCCATTTTCCACAGCA AAACTTTGTTCAACCAGGATTTGACATGAATCTTGCCTTTTGCAATCAAGAGAAGCAGAGAAATGAG CAGGAGAGCTCAATGGATGCATCACAATGGAGGAACATCAAGCAGCATGTGCTACCTTATGGTTCATCAAGGCCGATGACCCGCAAGCTTTCCTTGGATGCGTCTTCAAGTGATTCAAGAGGCATGGAGGCATCAACACGCATGTCATCAGAGAGCACTTCTGTGGCAGTCAATGTCCCTAAGTTAGCCGAG GCTGTTGAATATGGGAGGCAGCCAATGGTGGCATCCTCCACTTTGGTGGAACTTACAACTAGGCTAGATTTCTTCAAAGAGCGGAGGTCACAACTGATGGAACAACTCCATAGTCTCGATTTAGGACATGGGTCTGCTTCTCAGGGTTTTCCATACAAGCCACCTTCTCCTTGGAACAGTCCAAGGTAG
- the LOC100822923 gene encoding phosphatidylinositol 4-phosphate 5-kinase 4 isoform X2, whose protein sequence is MLNLQLGIRHAVGKQGPITLDLKSSAFDPKEKVWTRFPPEGSKYTPPHSSCDFKWKDYCPQVFRTLRKLFKVDAADYMLSLCGDQALRELSSPGKSGSFFYLTSNDQYMIKTMKKAEVKIFLKMLRAYYNHVRAFENTLVTKFFGLHCVKLAGANQKKVRFVIMGNLFCSDHFIHRRFDLKGSSLGRTTDKPQTEIDEYTILKDLDLNFIFRLQKHWYQEFQRQVDKDCDFLEQENIMDYSLLVGVHFRDKRVIMTEGSFDSDSSRGSSPHLSPHLSRGDTDPNRLCKIKLGSNMPTRAELTIRKSELEAQLIGEPTGEFYDVILYFGIIDILQDYDISKKLEHAYKSFQYDPTSISAVDPKQYSRRFKDFVYKAFQEDKADT, encoded by the exons ATGCTCAATCTCCAACTGGGCATCAG ACATGCAGTAGGAAAGCAAGGCCCTATTACGCTTGATCTGAAGTCATCAGCTTTTGACCCAAAGGAAAAAGTATGGACACGGTTCCCTCCAGAGGGCTCAAAATACACCCCTCCACACAGTTCTTGTGATTTCAAATGGAAAGATTACTGCCCGCAAGTGTTCCG GACATTACGCAAGTTGTTCAAGGTTGATGCAGCAGACTATATGTTATCTCTTTGTGGAGATCAGGCTCTCCGGGAGCTCTCATCCCCTGGTAAGAGTGGAAGCTTCTTTTATCTCACAAGCAATGATCAGTACATGATAAAGACGATGAAGAAAGCTGAAGTAAAG ATATTTCTGAAGATGCTTCGAGCTTACTACAATCATGTCCGGGCGTTCGAGAACACTCTAGTCACCAAATTTTTTGGTCTGCATTGTGTCAAGTTAGCCGGAGCTAACCAAAAGAAG GTTCGTTTTGTCATAATGGGAAACCTGTTCTGTTCTGACCACTTTATTCATAGGCGATTTGATCTGAAAGGCTCATCCCTTGGGCGTACGACTGATAAGCCACAGACAGAAATCGATGAATACACCATTTTGAAAGACCTAGATCTTAACTTCATATTTCGATTGCAGAAACATTGGTACCAAGAGTTCCAAAG ACAAGTCGACAAGGACTGCGATTTTCTCGAGCAGGAAAACATTATGGATTACAGTCTCTTGGTGGGTGTACATTTTAGAGACAAAAGAGTTATAATGACTGAAG GTTCCTTTGATAGTGATAGCAGCAGAGGATCATCACCCCACTTATCGCCTCATCTTTCTAGAGGAGATACTGATCCAAACAG ATTGTGCAAGATAAAGCTTGGGTCGAACATGCCAACAAGAGCCGAACTTACGATACGGAAGAGTGAGTTGGAAGCGCAGCTTATTGGAGAGCCTACTGGGGAGTTCTACGATGTTATATTGTATTTTGGGATTATAGACATACTTCAAGATTATGATATCAGCAAAAAGCTTGAGCACGCCTACAAGTCTTTCCAGTATGACCCAACATCTATTTCAGCAGTAGATCCAAAACAGTATTCCAGGCGCTTTAAAGATTTTGTATACAAAGCGTTCCAAGAAGACAAGGCAGACACCTGA
- the LOC100835450 gene encoding rho GTPase-activating protein 7 isoform X2: MSSAPAPGAAFDRYVQRGGAAAAAAASGNTVFKSGHLFISSKGLGWKSWKKRWFILTRTSLVFFKSDPNTLPQRSGEVNVTLGGIDLNNSGSVVVREDKKLLTVLFPDGRDGRAFTLKAETSEDLFEWKTALEEALAQAPNAALVMGHNGIFRNDTADTYEGATPNWREKRPIKSLVVGRPILLALEDIDGSPSFLEKALRFLEKHGIKVEGILRQAADVEEVDRRLQEYEQGRTEFAPGEDAHIVGDCVKHVLRELPSSPVPASCCTALLEAFRLETKEVRINAMRSAISETFPEPNRRLLQRILKMMYTVASHTAENRMTASAVAACMAPLLLRPLLAGECEMDEVFDMDGDDSAQLLAAANAANSAQGIVATLLEQYESIFDDEHLVRSSPSPESQIEDSGSEASTDDVNMDVKGNGFHDAENDVEQEMDDDNGAERILSGKLSESSGYAGSDLYDYKAHADDSDAEHSVDDKALEEKADLSKGPKIHSTENGSANMEILPSDKNHSNPTSGHETPLSMGEILSALDPGISLPSHSSEYSADRHSNKTNGSHPHVKRSNFWGRNNARKNLHSESVDSSGEEELAIQRLEIAKNDLQNRIAKEARGNAILQASLERRKQALHERRLALEQDVSRLQEQLQAERDLRSALEVGLSMSSGQFSSPRAMDSKTRAELEEIALAEADVARLKQKVAELHLQLNQQRQHQYGPSLDANDRFHRIPGHFPQQNFVQPGFDMNLAFCNQEKQRNEESSMDASQWRNIKQHVLPYGSSRPMTRKLSLDASSSDSRGMEASTRMSSESTSVAVNVPKLAEAVEYGRQPMVASSTLVELTTRLDFFKERRSQLMEQLHSLDLGHGSASQGFPYKPPSPWNSPR, from the exons ATGTcgtccgcgccggcgccgggggcggcgTTCGACCGCTACGTCCAgcgtggcggcgccgcggcagcggcggcggcaagcggCAACACG GTTTTCAAGAGTGGACATCTCTTCATCTCGTCCAAAG GACTTGGATGGAAATCATGGAAAAAGCGCTGGTTCATCCTCACACGAACATCATTAGTTTTCTTCAAGAGTGACCCT AATACCTTACCCCAGAGAAGTGGTGAAGTGAATGTTACTCTGGGTGGGATTGATTTAAACAATTCTGGGAG TGTGGTAGTCAGAGAAGACAAAAAATTGTTGACTGTCCTTTTTCCAGATGGTCGTGACGGTCGTGCTTTCACCCTTAAG GCAGAAACTTCTGAGGATTTATTTGAGTGGAAAACAGCACTAGAAGAAGCTCTTGCACAGGCTCCAAATGCAGCTCTTGTGATGGGACATAATGGGATATTTCGCAATGACACTGCTGATACATATGAAGGAGCTACTCCAAATT ggagagagaagaggccAATCAAGTCATTAGTTGTTGGCAGGCCAATTCTGCTTGCACTTGAGGATATTGATGGCAGCCCTTCTTTTCTAGAAAAAGCTCTGCGCTTTCTTGAAAAACATG GAATAAAAGTGGAAGGAATTTTACGTCAGGCTGCAGATGTGGAGGAGGTTGATAGGAGGTTACAGGAATATGAACAAG GAAGAACTGAGTTTGCACCAGGTGAGGATGCACACATTGTCGGTGATTGTGTGAAG CATGTTCTTCGCGAGCTACCATCCTCGCCAGTGCCTGCTTCTTGCTGTACAGCATTATTGGAAGCTTTCC GGTTGGAGACTAAGGAAGTTCGGATAAATGCTATGCGGTCAGCTATATCTGAGACATTTCCTGAGCCTAATCGGCGTCTGTTACAGAG aattttgaaaatgatGTACACTGTTGCTTCACATACTGCTGAGAACCGGATGACCGCATCAGCTGTTGCTGCCTGTATGGCCCCTCTCTTGTTGCGCCCACTTTTGGCTGGGGAATGTGAGATGGATGAGGTATTTGATATGGATGGTGATGATTCTGCTCAGCTTCTTGCTGCTGCAAATGCTGCTAACAGCGCTCAAGGCATTGTCGCAACTCTCTTAGAGCAATATGAGAGTATATTTGAT GATGAACACCTTGTCAGATCTTCCCCGTCACCCGAGTCTCAAATTGAAGATAGTGGCAGTGAAGCATCAACAGATGATGTAAATATGGATGTCAAAGGTAATGGATTTCATGATGCAGAAAATGATGTAGAGCAAGAAATGGATGATGACAACGGTGCAGAGCGTATACTTAGTGGAAAGTTGAGTGAGAGCAGTGGATATGCTGGGAGCGATCTCTATGATTACAAG GCTCATGCTGATGATTCAGATGCTGAACACTCTGTTGATGACAAGGCATTGGAAGAAAAGGCAGATTTAAGCAAAGGTCCAAAAATTCATTCTACTGAAAATGGTTCAGCAAATATGGAAATATTGCCAAGTGATAAGAATCATTCTAACCCAACATCCGGTCATGAGACTCCATTGTCTATGGGAGAGATCCTttctgctttggaccctggaATTTCTTTACCTAGCCATAGTTCTGAATATTCTGCAGACAGACACTCAAACAAAACTAATGGATCACACCCACATGTGAAACGCAGTAACTTTTGGGGCCGGAATAAT GCAAGAAAGAACCTGCATTCAGAATCAGTTGACTCATCTGGTGAAGAAGA GCTTGCGATTCAAAGGCTTGAAATTGCAAAGAATGATCTGCAGAACAGAATTGCGAAAGAG GCTCGGGGTAATGCAATATTACAGGCGAGTTtggaaagaagaaagcaagCACTACATGAACGCCGTTTGGCCCTGGAACAGGAT GTGTCCAGGTTGCAAGAGCAGCTACAAGCTGAGAGAGATCTCAGATCTGCGTTGGAGGTCGGGTTGAGCATGTCTTCTGGACAGTTTTCAAGTCCACGTGCTATGGACTCGAAG ACAAGGGCTGAGCTTGAGGAGATTGCTCTTGCTGAAGCTGATGTTGCAAGGTTAAAACAGAAGGTTGCTGAACTTCACCTCCAACTCAATCAACAGCGCCAACACCAATATGGTCCATCATTAGATGCAAATGATCGTTTTCATCGTATTCCAGGCCATTTTCCACAGCA AAACTTTGTTCAACCAGGATTTGACATGAATCTTGCCTTTTGCAATCAAGAGAAGCAGAGAAATGAG GAGAGCTCAATGGATGCATCACAATGGAGGAACATCAAGCAGCATGTGCTACCTTATGGTTCATCAAGGCCGATGACCCGCAAGCTTTCCTTGGATGCGTCTTCAAGTGATTCAAGAGGCATGGAGGCATCAACACGCATGTCATCAGAGAGCACTTCTGTGGCAGTCAATGTCCCTAAGTTAGCCGAG GCTGTTGAATATGGGAGGCAGCCAATGGTGGCATCCTCCACTTTGGTGGAACTTACAACTAGGCTAGATTTCTTCAAAGAGCGGAGGTCACAACTGATGGAACAACTCCATAGTCTCGATTTAGGACATGGGTCTGCTTCTCAGGGTTTTCCATACAAGCCACCTTCTCCTTGGAACAGTCCAAGGTAG
- the LOC100835450 gene encoding rho GTPase-activating protein 7 isoform X3 yields MHANQVFKSGHLFISSKGLGWKSWKKRWFILTRTSLVFFKSDPNTLPQRSGEVNVTLGGIDLNNSGSVVVREDKKLLTVLFPDGRDGRAFTLKAETSEDLFEWKTALEEALAQAPNAALVMGHNGIFRNDTADTYEGATPNWREKRPIKSLVVGRPILLALEDIDGSPSFLEKALRFLEKHGIKVEGILRQAADVEEVDRRLQEYEQGRTEFAPGEDAHIVGDCVKHVLRELPSSPVPASCCTALLEAFRLETKEVRINAMRSAISETFPEPNRRLLQRILKMMYTVASHTAENRMTASAVAACMAPLLLRPLLAGECEMDEVFDMDGDDSAQLLAAANAANSAQGIVATLLEQYESIFDDEHLVRSSPSPESQIEDSGSEASTDDVNMDVKGNGFHDAENDVEQEMDDDNGAERILSGKLSESSGYAGSDLYDYKAHADDSDAEHSVDDKALEEKADLSKGPKIHSTENGSANMEILPSDKNHSNPTSGHETPLSMGEILSALDPGISLPSHSSEYSADRHSNKTNGSHPHVKRSNFWGRNNARKNLHSESVDSSGEEELAIQRLEIAKNDLQNRIAKEARGNAILQASLERRKQALHERRLALEQDVSRLQEQLQAERDLRSALEVGLSMSSGQFSSPRAMDSKTRAELEEIALAEADVARLKQKVAELHLQLNQQRQHQYGPSLDANDRFHRIPGHFPQQNFVQPGFDMNLAFCNQEKQRNEQESSMDASQWRNIKQHVLPYGSSRPMTRKLSLDASSSDSRGMEASTRMSSESTSVAVNVPKLAEAVEYGRQPMVASSTLVELTTRLDFFKERRSQLMEQLHSLDLGHGSASQGFPYKPPSPWNSPR; encoded by the exons ATG CATGCTAACCAGGTTTTCAAGAGTGGACATCTCTTCATCTCGTCCAAAG GACTTGGATGGAAATCATGGAAAAAGCGCTGGTTCATCCTCACACGAACATCATTAGTTTTCTTCAAGAGTGACCCT AATACCTTACCCCAGAGAAGTGGTGAAGTGAATGTTACTCTGGGTGGGATTGATTTAAACAATTCTGGGAG TGTGGTAGTCAGAGAAGACAAAAAATTGTTGACTGTCCTTTTTCCAGATGGTCGTGACGGTCGTGCTTTCACCCTTAAG GCAGAAACTTCTGAGGATTTATTTGAGTGGAAAACAGCACTAGAAGAAGCTCTTGCACAGGCTCCAAATGCAGCTCTTGTGATGGGACATAATGGGATATTTCGCAATGACACTGCTGATACATATGAAGGAGCTACTCCAAATT ggagagagaagaggccAATCAAGTCATTAGTTGTTGGCAGGCCAATTCTGCTTGCACTTGAGGATATTGATGGCAGCCCTTCTTTTCTAGAAAAAGCTCTGCGCTTTCTTGAAAAACATG GAATAAAAGTGGAAGGAATTTTACGTCAGGCTGCAGATGTGGAGGAGGTTGATAGGAGGTTACAGGAATATGAACAAG GAAGAACTGAGTTTGCACCAGGTGAGGATGCACACATTGTCGGTGATTGTGTGAAG CATGTTCTTCGCGAGCTACCATCCTCGCCAGTGCCTGCTTCTTGCTGTACAGCATTATTGGAAGCTTTCC GGTTGGAGACTAAGGAAGTTCGGATAAATGCTATGCGGTCAGCTATATCTGAGACATTTCCTGAGCCTAATCGGCGTCTGTTACAGAG aattttgaaaatgatGTACACTGTTGCTTCACATACTGCTGAGAACCGGATGACCGCATCAGCTGTTGCTGCCTGTATGGCCCCTCTCTTGTTGCGCCCACTTTTGGCTGGGGAATGTGAGATGGATGAGGTATTTGATATGGATGGTGATGATTCTGCTCAGCTTCTTGCTGCTGCAAATGCTGCTAACAGCGCTCAAGGCATTGTCGCAACTCTCTTAGAGCAATATGAGAGTATATTTGAT GATGAACACCTTGTCAGATCTTCCCCGTCACCCGAGTCTCAAATTGAAGATAGTGGCAGTGAAGCATCAACAGATGATGTAAATATGGATGTCAAAGGTAATGGATTTCATGATGCAGAAAATGATGTAGAGCAAGAAATGGATGATGACAACGGTGCAGAGCGTATACTTAGTGGAAAGTTGAGTGAGAGCAGTGGATATGCTGGGAGCGATCTCTATGATTACAAG GCTCATGCTGATGATTCAGATGCTGAACACTCTGTTGATGACAAGGCATTGGAAGAAAAGGCAGATTTAAGCAAAGGTCCAAAAATTCATTCTACTGAAAATGGTTCAGCAAATATGGAAATATTGCCAAGTGATAAGAATCATTCTAACCCAACATCCGGTCATGAGACTCCATTGTCTATGGGAGAGATCCTttctgctttggaccctggaATTTCTTTACCTAGCCATAGTTCTGAATATTCTGCAGACAGACACTCAAACAAAACTAATGGATCACACCCACATGTGAAACGCAGTAACTTTTGGGGCCGGAATAAT GCAAGAAAGAACCTGCATTCAGAATCAGTTGACTCATCTGGTGAAGAAGA GCTTGCGATTCAAAGGCTTGAAATTGCAAAGAATGATCTGCAGAACAGAATTGCGAAAGAG GCTCGGGGTAATGCAATATTACAGGCGAGTTtggaaagaagaaagcaagCACTACATGAACGCCGTTTGGCCCTGGAACAGGAT GTGTCCAGGTTGCAAGAGCAGCTACAAGCTGAGAGAGATCTCAGATCTGCGTTGGAGGTCGGGTTGAGCATGTCTTCTGGACAGTTTTCAAGTCCACGTGCTATGGACTCGAAG ACAAGGGCTGAGCTTGAGGAGATTGCTCTTGCTGAAGCTGATGTTGCAAGGTTAAAACAGAAGGTTGCTGAACTTCACCTCCAACTCAATCAACAGCGCCAACACCAATATGGTCCATCATTAGATGCAAATGATCGTTTTCATCGTATTCCAGGCCATTTTCCACAGCA AAACTTTGTTCAACCAGGATTTGACATGAATCTTGCCTTTTGCAATCAAGAGAAGCAGAGAAATGAG CAGGAGAGCTCAATGGATGCATCACAATGGAGGAACATCAAGCAGCATGTGCTACCTTATGGTTCATCAAGGCCGATGACCCGCAAGCTTTCCTTGGATGCGTCTTCAAGTGATTCAAGAGGCATGGAGGCATCAACACGCATGTCATCAGAGAGCACTTCTGTGGCAGTCAATGTCCCTAAGTTAGCCGAG GCTGTTGAATATGGGAGGCAGCCAATGGTGGCATCCTCCACTTTGGTGGAACTTACAACTAGGCTAGATTTCTTCAAAGAGCGGAGGTCACAACTGATGGAACAACTCCATAGTCTCGATTTAGGACATGGGTCTGCTTCTCAGGGTTTTCCATACAAGCCACCTTCTCCTTGGAACAGTCCAAGGTAG